Proteins encoded by one window of Tunturibacter psychrotolerans:
- a CDS encoding ABC transporter ATP-binding protein, producing MAEPDKKLEGEQVEVTADTPLIESVSEDVSAEVGDFIQQAAQQNEAAADALPDVKNKPGPYISFEHVYKSFGEFVVLEDVSFYVYPGETLCILGRSGVGKSVSLQMLLGFLKPDKGMIKVAGENICGFQEKELQEIRRKVTMVFQNGALFDSITVGENVAFPMRERGEMAEDQILQVVKGLLEMVGVAGMEGLLPSDLSTGMKRSVAIARALASQPEAVLYDEPTTMVDPLMAHLLGDLIERLKQQLHLTSIVVTHDMRLAKKLADRVVFLSAGKAIFFGTMEEMERSQDPILQEFLALDELVTPV from the coding sequence ATGGCTGAGCCGGATAAGAAGTTAGAGGGAGAACAGGTCGAGGTCACCGCGGATACGCCGCTTATTGAAAGCGTGTCGGAGGATGTGTCAGCAGAGGTCGGTGACTTTATTCAGCAGGCAGCTCAGCAGAATGAGGCGGCTGCGGACGCTTTGCCGGATGTGAAGAATAAGCCTGGGCCGTATATCTCGTTCGAGCATGTGTATAAGTCGTTCGGTGAGTTTGTGGTGTTGGAGGATGTGAGCTTCTACGTCTACCCGGGGGAGACGCTGTGCATTCTTGGCCGAAGCGGCGTGGGCAAGTCGGTTTCGCTTCAGATGCTGCTGGGTTTTTTGAAGCCGGATAAAGGAATGATCAAGGTCGCGGGTGAGAATATCTGTGGCTTCCAGGAGAAAGAGTTACAAGAGATTCGTCGGAAGGTGACGATGGTCTTTCAGAATGGAGCGTTGTTCGACTCGATTACGGTGGGGGAGAACGTCGCTTTTCCGATGCGCGAGCGCGGAGAGATGGCGGAAGACCAGATTCTGCAGGTAGTGAAGGGACTGCTGGAGATGGTGGGCGTGGCGGGGATGGAGGGCCTGCTGCCGTCCGACTTGTCGACCGGGATGAAAAGGTCGGTGGCGATTGCGCGGGCGTTGGCATCACAACCCGAGGCGGTGTTGTACGACGAGCCTACAACTATGGTGGACCCTCTAATGGCACATCTTCTTGGAGATTTAATCGAGCGGTTAAAACAGCAACTGCACCTGACCAGTATCGTTGTGACGCACGACATGCGACTGGCGAAGAAGTTGGCAGATCGAGTTGTGTTTTTGAGTGCAGGGAAGGCGATTTTCTTTGGAACCATGGAAGAAATGGAGCGAAGTCAGGACCCTATCCTTCAGGAGTTTCTGGCGCTTGACGAGTTGGTTACCCCAGTCTAG
- the mobA gene encoding molybdenum cofactor guanylyltransferase, translated as MREDLPPVGGFVLAGGKSSRMGSDKALLELAGKPLVLHATTKLLRVCAEVNVLGGDTALGRFAPLVRDLHPGCGPLGGIEAALRSSKCDWNLVLPVDVPFLPTFLLDNWLWSVLHNSAGEVRLSMLAVDGAPQPALLIIHREIASYLTAFLERGEFKLLPALRSACDEIAAKRNVKSERVFVEMQWDDPSAPTVTGDGETWRTPTEAQCKNSVRWFANLNTPQEFADAERHVDALDT; from the coding sequence ATGCGGGAGGACCTGCCTCCGGTTGGTGGGTTTGTGCTCGCCGGGGGCAAGAGCTCGCGGATGGGGAGCGATAAAGCGCTTCTTGAGCTGGCGGGGAAGCCGCTTGTGCTGCATGCGACGACGAAGCTTCTACGGGTTTGCGCCGAGGTGAATGTTCTGGGCGGTGATACCGCACTGGGGCGATTTGCGCCATTGGTGCGGGATTTACATCCTGGATGTGGGCCGCTGGGGGGGATAGAGGCTGCGCTGCGGAGCTCGAAGTGCGACTGGAACTTGGTGCTGCCTGTGGATGTGCCGTTTCTGCCTACCTTTCTTCTGGATAACTGGTTGTGGTCGGTATTGCACAATTCTGCGGGTGAGGTCAGACTTTCGATGCTTGCAGTTGACGGTGCTCCGCAGCCTGCGTTGCTGATCATTCATCGAGAGATCGCGAGCTACCTGACTGCTTTTTTGGAGCGCGGGGAGTTTAAGTTGCTTCCGGCGCTTCGGTCGGCGTGCGATGAGATTGCGGCCAAACGGAATGTGAAGAGTGAAAGGGTTTTTGTGGAGATGCAGTGGGACGATCCATCTGCTCCGACTGTGACGGGCGACGGAGAGACGTGGCGAACGCCGACAGAAGCTCAGTGTAAGAACTCGGTTCGCTGGTTTGCGAACCTGAATACTCCGCAGGAGTTTGCAGACGCGGAACGGCATGTCGATGCGTTGGATACTTAG
- a CDS encoding dipeptidase, translating to MTAAVAFARENKGRFVEELKALLRIPSVSTAPEHVGDVRRAAEFVAAELKRIGMENVRLIETTTAGRKGHPMVYADWLHAAPGADGKAKPTVLCYGHYDVQPAEPLDEWKTPPFEPTERDGNIYARGAVDDKGQMWMHVKALESLMSAGGGKLPVNVRVIVEGEEEVGGEGIAAFVREHGDQLKADVALVSDTEMFAPELPTLCVGLRGMIYTEIEARGAKVDLHSGMYGGAAPNPFVALAQVIAKLKDENGKILIPGFYDKVQQPTADELKAWKALPFDEEHYRHTEVGSTVLTGEPGLSVQERTWARPTLDVHGMPGGFVGVGAKTVIPAKAVAKVSMRLVPDMTPAESFAKYKAYVESIAPKGVQLEVRLIHAGDPIVVSTDNAYVKAATEAMREVFGKETVFVRGGGSIPIVGDFVRELKIPTVMMGFGLPDDNLHAPNEKFHLANFHRGIESIVRFLSGVAA from the coding sequence ATGACAGCGGCAGTTGCGTTTGCGCGGGAGAATAAAGGGCGTTTTGTGGAGGAGCTGAAGGCGCTGTTGCGGATTCCTTCGGTGTCGACGGCTCCTGAACATGTGGGGGATGTGCGCCGAGCTGCGGAGTTTGTTGCCGCGGAGCTGAAGAGGATTGGGATGGAAAACGTTCGTCTGATTGAGACGACGACGGCGGGGCGGAAGGGGCATCCGATGGTGTATGCGGACTGGCTGCATGCGGCGCCGGGAGCTGATGGGAAGGCGAAGCCTACCGTGCTTTGCTATGGGCACTACGATGTGCAGCCGGCGGAGCCTCTGGATGAGTGGAAGACGCCGCCGTTTGAGCCTACGGAGCGCGATGGGAATATCTATGCTCGCGGTGCGGTGGATGATAAAGGGCAGATGTGGATGCATGTGAAGGCGCTTGAGTCGCTGATGTCGGCGGGTGGGGGGAAGCTTCCCGTGAATGTGCGTGTGATTGTCGAAGGCGAGGAAGAGGTTGGCGGCGAGGGGATCGCTGCGTTTGTGCGCGAGCATGGGGATCAACTGAAGGCTGATGTCGCGCTGGTGAGCGATACGGAGATGTTTGCACCAGAGTTGCCGACGCTGTGTGTGGGGCTTCGCGGGATGATCTATACGGAGATTGAAGCGCGTGGGGCGAAGGTGGATCTGCACTCGGGGATGTATGGCGGGGCGGCGCCGAATCCGTTTGTCGCTCTGGCGCAGGTGATTGCGAAGTTGAAGGATGAAAATGGAAAGATTTTGATTCCGGGGTTTTACGACAAGGTGCAGCAGCCTACTGCGGATGAGCTGAAGGCGTGGAAGGCGCTGCCGTTTGATGAAGAACACTATCGCCACACGGAGGTGGGGTCGACTGTATTGACGGGAGAGCCGGGGTTGAGTGTGCAGGAGCGGACGTGGGCGAGGCCGACGCTTGATGTGCATGGAATGCCGGGCGGATTTGTTGGGGTTGGGGCGAAGACTGTGATTCCCGCGAAGGCGGTGGCGAAGGTGAGCATGCGGCTGGTGCCGGATATGACGCCGGCGGAGAGCTTTGCGAAGTACAAGGCCTATGTTGAATCGATTGCGCCGAAGGGAGTGCAGCTCGAGGTGCGATTGATTCATGCGGGAGATCCGATTGTGGTGAGTACTGATAACGCTTACGTGAAGGCTGCTACGGAGGCGATGCGTGAGGTGTTTGGGAAGGAGACTGTGTTTGTACGTGGCGGCGGATCGATCCCGATTGTGGGGGATTTTGTGCGCGAACTGAAGATTCCGACCGTGATGATGGGGTTTGGGCTGCCGGATGACAACCTGCACGCGCCGAATGAGAAGTTTCATCTGGCGAACTTTCATCGGGGGATCGAATCGATTGTGCGGTTTCTGAGTGGTGTCGCGGCTTGA
- a CDS encoding cupin domain-containing protein produces the protein MTTSQQDGTMIDKIAQFDLASEIADAEQKKPWPAGLYSKTLFKKHDLRVVLISMQSDARMKEHHADGTLSLHVLKGQIRVSVNGKPHDLPTGTLFTLGASIRHDVEARSDSVFLLTISWPSNEELASMKHRGYGS, from the coding sequence ATGACAACCTCCCAGCAAGACGGCACCATGATCGACAAGATCGCGCAGTTCGACCTCGCCAGCGAGATTGCCGACGCCGAGCAAAAAAAGCCCTGGCCAGCCGGCCTCTACTCCAAGACCCTATTCAAGAAACACGACCTCAGAGTCGTCCTCATCTCTATGCAAAGCGACGCCCGCATGAAAGAACATCACGCCGACGGCACCCTCTCTCTCCACGTCCTTAAGGGTCAGATCCGCGTCTCAGTCAACGGCAAGCCGCACGATCTCCCCACCGGAACCCTCTTCACCCTCGGCGCCTCTATCCGGCACGACGTAGAAGCCCGGAGCGACTCTGTCTTTCTCCTGACAATCTCCTGGCCCAGCAACGAGGAACTGGCCTCCATGAAGCACCGCGGCTACGGCTCCTGA
- a CDS encoding DUF488 domain-containing protein produces MTIRIKRVYDEPCEEDGTRILVDRLWPRGLTKEKAGVDLWLKEIAPTNDLRKWFAHDPAKWAEFKTRYQAELKHNSEQVALLHQAIAKAPATLLYSAKDTDHNEAVVLLEVLNRKKSG; encoded by the coding sequence TTGACCATCCGAATCAAACGAGTCTACGACGAACCCTGCGAAGAAGACGGCACGCGCATTCTCGTCGACAGACTCTGGCCACGCGGCCTGACCAAAGAAAAGGCCGGCGTCGACCTATGGCTCAAAGAGATCGCACCCACCAACGATCTGCGAAAGTGGTTCGCTCACGACCCCGCAAAGTGGGCCGAATTCAAAACCCGCTACCAGGCAGAGCTGAAACATAACTCCGAGCAGGTGGCTCTGCTCCATCAAGCCATCGCCAAGGCACCTGCCACTCTCCTCTATAGCGCGAAGGACACCGACCACAACGAAGCCGTCGTCCTTCTCGAAGTATTGAACCGCAAAAAATCTGGATAA